The Flavobacteriales bacterium genome includes a window with the following:
- a CDS encoding DUF3822 family protein, with the protein MTSSIFKQEFHLKADNEQETAGVGLLSFVNISRSGVQLLKRTKAFKAVEFQSFLFPYSSVNSIWAQNVLEVLKHPEFVTIEGTEPSYFISDRFNTLIPAPLFSEKQQTKNFEFVFGELESVNVVQQTMTSSDSVGLFTIPTEIANVTGTAISSSFLTWIDAGSEKPTKAVANVLVEDHQFALVIFKEGKLACSNWFQINKADDVLYFLMAALETLKILHSEIEVVLSGNVSKSDEVHTLLNKFISKLSFSKRPKNLSYSYSFAQLPEHRYPFIFAAACA; encoded by the coding sequence TTGACTTCTTCCATTTTCAAACAAGAGTTTCATCTGAAGGCCGATAACGAGCAGGAAACTGCTGGTGTCGGTCTTCTTTCGTTTGTCAATATTTCAAGGTCTGGTGTACAGCTTTTAAAACGAACAAAAGCATTCAAAGCTGTAGAATTCCAATCGTTCCTCTTTCCATATTCCAGTGTTAATTCAATTTGGGCTCAGAACGTTCTTGAAGTACTTAAGCATCCTGAATTCGTAACAATAGAAGGAACCGAACCGTCCTACTTTATTTCTGACCGTTTTAACACGCTTATTCCTGCCCCGCTATTTTCAGAAAAGCAACAAACGAAGAATTTTGAATTTGTATTTGGTGAGTTGGAAAGCGTGAACGTTGTACAACAAACTATGACCAGTTCTGATTCGGTTGGTCTTTTTACTATTCCAACGGAGATTGCAAATGTTACAGGAACAGCTATTTCATCTTCATTCCTTACTTGGATTGATGCAGGTTCAGAAAAACCGACAAAAGCAGTTGCGAATGTGTTGGTGGAAGATCATCAGTTCGCGTTGGTCATTTTCAAAGAAGGAAAACTCGCGTGCTCAAATTGGTTCCAAATCAATAAAGCCGATGATGTTCTTTACTTTTTGATGGCAGCCTTGGAAACCCTCAAAATTCTTCATTCTGAAATTGAAGTTGTTTTAAGTGGTAATGTATCAAAAAGCGATGAAGTCCATACATTGCTGAATAAGTTCATTTCGAAATTATCTTTTTCCAAGCGCCCTAAAAATTTGAGCTATAGTTATTCTTTCGCCCAACTTCCAGAACACAGATATCCATTCATATTTGCTGCAGCATGCGCATAA
- the rsmD gene encoding 16S rRNA (guanine(966)-N(2))-methyltransferase RsmD, giving the protein MRIISGYHKGRTIRPPKNLPVRPTTDMAKEGLFNILNNLVDFDELNVLDLFCGTGNISFEFVSRGAVAVTTVDMNARCAGFVKSTFDELQYKSGTVVKADALRFVESSKSKWNMIFADPPYSYENYQELVKTILEKGLLDANGLLVVEHPAEVDFSTIPAHTQTRKYGRVHFSFFELES; this is encoded by the coding sequence ATGCGCATAATCAGTGGTTATCATAAAGGACGCACCATTCGTCCACCAAAGAATTTGCCTGTTCGCCCGACAACAGACATGGCCAAAGAGGGCTTATTCAACATCCTGAACAATCTAGTCGATTTTGACGAGCTGAACGTGCTAGATCTTTTCTGTGGAACGGGAAACATCAGTTTCGAATTCGTTAGCAGAGGAGCCGTTGCGGTTACAACCGTGGATATGAATGCGAGATGTGCTGGTTTTGTAAAATCCACCTTCGATGAACTTCAATATAAATCAGGAACGGTTGTTAAAGCGGATGCATTGAGATTCGTGGAATCTTCGAAAAGCAAGTGGAACATGATCTTTGCGGACCCTCCATATAGCTACGAGAATTATCAGGAACTAGTGAAGACAATTTTGGAAAAAGGCCTGTTGGACGCAAACGGACTTTTGGTGGTTGAGCATCCGGCCGAAGTCGACTTCAGCACCATTCCAGCGCACACTCAAACCCGCAAATACGGGCGTGTGCATTTCAGCTTCTTTGAATTAGAATCGTAG
- a CDS encoding methyltransferase — protein sequence MAEPYFQFKKFRVYHSAGGFKVGTDGVLLGAWAPVLDGDKVLDIGTGTGLISLMIAQRAKVSIDSIEINPIAASQAIRNVSCSPFSNMFVYNEDVAEFVKREKHYDLVVCNPPFFSHSQPSKDVSIRLAKHTITLKPQDLFSHVSKLLNPEGRFAVIFPKTEYDVFCRSAKAEGFFPKDVLDVFPQPDYPEIRLLVNFTKENVGEPSRKDFMIEKSDKRHDYSDEYKELTKDFFLRF from the coding sequence ATGGCTGAACCGTATTTTCAGTTCAAGAAGTTCAGGGTGTACCATTCGGCCGGTGGTTTCAAGGTTGGGACAGATGGCGTATTGCTTGGCGCTTGGGCTCCAGTATTGGACGGGGATAAGGTGCTTGATATTGGCACTGGAACAGGGCTGATATCGTTGATGATAGCACAACGGGCCAAGGTATCCATTGATTCGATTGAGATCAATCCGATTGCGGCATCGCAAGCTATTAGGAATGTCTCCTGTTCGCCTTTCTCGAATATGTTTGTGTATAATGAGGATGTTGCTGAATTCGTGAAGCGCGAGAAGCACTACGACCTAGTGGTTTGCAATCCTCCGTTCTTCTCGCATTCGCAGCCTTCCAAAGATGTTTCCATCCGCTTAGCGAAACATACAATAACGCTTAAGCCGCAAGATCTTTTTTCGCACGTGAGCAAACTGCTCAATCCCGAAGGAAGGTTTGCAGTTATTTTTCCAAAAACGGAGTATGACGTTTTTTGTCGGTCAGCAAAAGCTGAAGGATTCTTCCCTAAAGATGTGCTGGATGTATTTCCACAGCCTGATTATCCTGAGATTCGGTTATTAGTGAATTTCACGAAGGAAAACGTTGGCGAACCGAGCAGAAAGGATTTCATGATTGAGAAATCGGATAAACGCCACGATTATTCTGACGAGTATAAGGAATTGACCAAGGATTTCTTCCTACGATTCTAA
- the rimM gene encoding ribosome maturation factor RimM (Essential for efficient processing of 16S rRNA): MVDLKVLGTIIRSHGLKGAFKVNIQSAGVPALEKDEPVFIQLQGGPVPFFVEECSFATRDKLIMKIEGVDSLDKAEQMIGKELFLERERFEAPEADASDELFGFEVFDEEKGLIGVVSGVLENPQHPILEISHGEKTILIPWVEAIVKEVDEDARTIHIEAPDGLIDLYVNG; the protein is encoded by the coding sequence GTGGTTGATCTGAAGGTCCTTGGAACCATTATTCGGTCTCATGGACTTAAAGGAGCTTTTAAAGTAAACATACAGAGTGCTGGAGTTCCGGCACTAGAAAAAGACGAACCGGTCTTCATCCAATTACAGGGTGGACCGGTTCCTTTTTTTGTGGAAGAATGCTCTTTTGCAACGCGCGATAAGTTGATCATGAAGATTGAAGGTGTCGATTCGCTGGACAAAGCAGAGCAGATGATAGGGAAGGAGCTTTTTCTGGAGCGCGAGCGATTTGAAGCTCCCGAAGCAGATGCTTCTGATGAGTTGTTCGGTTTTGAGGTGTTTGATGAAGAGAAAGGCTTAATTGGTGTGGTTTCTGGCGTTCTGGAAAACCCTCAGCATCCAATTTTGGAAATTAGCCACGGGGAAAAGACCATTCTTATTCCGTGGGTTGAAGCTATTGTTAAAGAAGTGGATGAGGATGCCCGAACGATCCATATCGAGGCACCTGATGGTCTGATCGATCTTTACGTGAATGGCTGA
- a CDS encoding 30S ribosomal protein S16, giving the protein MPTKIRLQRHGRKSYAFFHIVVADSRAPRDGKNIEKLGVYNPNTNPATIELNIDSALTWLENGAQPTDTCRAILSYKGVLYKKHLLGGVKKGAFSQEEADAKFEKWLNDKSSKIQTGADSIVKAKEKAKADALKAEEAKKAAIAAKVLAKNSPLAEEVEAATEEAVEEAPAAEASEEEKPAE; this is encoded by the coding sequence ATGCCAACTAAAATTAGATTGCAGAGACACGGAAGAAAAAGCTACGCATTTTTTCATATTGTAGTAGCCGATTCGCGCGCCCCACGAGATGGGAAGAATATTGAAAAGTTGGGAGTTTACAATCCGAACACGAACCCAGCTACTATCGAGCTTAATATTGATAGTGCGTTGACGTGGTTGGAGAATGGAGCTCAGCCTACCGACACGTGTCGGGCAATTCTTTCTTACAAGGGAGTTCTCTATAAGAAACACCTATTGGGTGGAGTTAAGAAAGGTGCTTTTTCTCAGGAAGAGGCTGATGCCAAATTTGAAAAGTGGTTGAACGATAAGTCTTCGAAGATCCAAACTGGAGCTGACTCTATTGTGAAAGCAAAAGAGAAAGCAAAAGCTGATGCTTTGAAAGCTGAAGAGGCTAAGAAAGCTGCGATTGCCGCTAAAGTACTTGCTAAAAACTCTCCGCTTGCGGAAGAAGTGGAAGCTGCTACGGAAGAAGCAGTTGAAGAAGCTCCTGCTGCAGAAGCATCTGAGGAAGAAAAACCAGCTGAATAA